One Streptomyces sp. NBC_00223 genomic window carries:
- a CDS encoding IS4 family transposase — protein MSESVITRSVAAGAGCFAPGHLGPLTWLLPFSVVDEVLARTGRVQRRVRDLPARVVVYLLVAQGLCGSVSLGAVYRMAGAALGGAGLPDPTRQGLHAARVRLGSRPLQLLLRELCRHPAAVPQPWRGLEVCAVDGTVLAVPDSAATRAWLGKHKHRYGTAGYPLVQVIALVYCSTRTLADAVFGPVSGREFVPARRLLRSLHTGMLVLLDAGFDAAGFLSDLVATGADFTVRLPRTARLPALQRYPDGSWLTLRAGREVRAIAVTVQVTTDQGTRTSTWLLATSLLNWRTHPADAIAACYHDRWEVEETFCSVKSTMLGGRVLHCTTPAGLAQEIHALLISYQLLRLVMARAGTAAGLPCTAMGFTLALRETVNGITTATEIDGPPDARLLGAVGTYLRDHPLPPRRLRIYNRLVKRSLSKYAAGKIGNGKKRQTVPTGTAHITATINHNSPNSHPHQPKRQT, from the coding sequence GTGTCTGAGTCTGTCATTACTCGTTCGGTGGCCGCAGGTGCCGGGTGTTTCGCGCCGGGGCATCTGGGGCCGTTGACGTGGCTGCTGCCGTTCTCCGTGGTCGATGAGGTTTTGGCGCGGACGGGCCGGGTGCAGCGGCGGGTGCGTGATCTGCCGGCCCGGGTGGTGGTCTATCTGCTGGTCGCGCAGGGGTTGTGCGGGTCGGTGTCCCTGGGGGCGGTGTACCGGATGGCGGGTGCCGCGCTCGGTGGCGCGGGGTTGCCGGACCCGACCCGGCAGGGCCTGCACGCGGCGCGGGTGCGGCTGGGGTCGCGTCCGCTGCAGTTGCTGTTGCGCGAGTTGTGCCGTCACCCGGCCGCGGTGCCGCAGCCGTGGCGGGGCCTTGAGGTCTGCGCGGTCGACGGCACGGTCCTGGCCGTCCCGGACAGTGCGGCCACCCGGGCCTGGCTGGGCAAGCACAAGCACCGCTACGGCACGGCGGGCTATCCGCTGGTGCAGGTGATCGCCTTGGTCTACTGCTCCACCCGCACCCTGGCCGATGCGGTCTTCGGCCCGGTCTCAGGCCGGGAGTTCGTTCCGGCCCGGCGGCTGCTGCGCAGCCTGCACACGGGAATGCTGGTCCTGCTCGACGCGGGGTTCGACGCGGCCGGGTTCCTGTCGGATCTGGTCGCCACCGGGGCCGACTTCACGGTGCGGCTGCCCCGCACCGCCCGCCTGCCGGCCCTTCAGCGCTACCCCGACGGCTCATGGCTGACGCTGCGGGCCGGCCGCGAAGTCCGCGCGATCGCCGTCACCGTCCAGGTCACCACCGACCAGGGCACCCGCACCAGCACATGGCTGCTGGCCACCAGCCTGCTCAACTGGCGCACCCATCCCGCCGACGCGATCGCCGCCTGTTACCACGACCGGTGGGAAGTCGAGGAAACGTTCTGCTCGGTCAAGTCCACGATGCTCGGCGGCCGGGTCCTGCACTGCACCACCCCAGCCGGCCTGGCCCAGGAGATCCATGCCCTGCTGATCAGCTACCAGCTCCTGCGCCTGGTCATGGCCCGCGCCGGGACCGCCGCAGGGCTGCCCTGCACCGCGATGGGCTTCACCCTGGCCCTGCGTGAAACCGTCAACGGCATCACCACCGCCACCGAGATCGACGGTCCCCCAGACGCCCGACTGCTCGGCGCGGTCGGCACCTACCTCCGCGACCACCCACTACCCCCACGCCGCCTGCGGATATACAACCGCCTCGTCAAACGATCCCTGTCCAAATACGCCGCCGGCAAGATCGGCAACGGCAAGAAACGCCAGACCGTCCCCACCGGCACCGCCCACATCACCGCAACCATCAACCACAACAGCCCAAACTCCCACCCCCACCAGCCCAAACGCCAAACTTGA
- a CDS encoding geranylgeranyl reductase family protein yields MTDTVLSEHSADVIVVGAGPAGSTTAYYLAKSGLDVLLLEKTAFPREKVCGDGLTPRATKQLVSMGIDISEEAGWLRNKGLRIISGGLRLEMDWPELASYPDYGLVRKREDFDELLAQQAVKAGARLYERCNVGAPVVEPRTGRITGVETKLGEEKRPVTFSAPLVVAADGNSSRLSLAMGLHRREDRPMGVAVRTYFTSPRHEDDYLESWLELWDRRGSEPRQLPGYGWIFGLGDGTSNVGLGILNSSSAFRELDWREVLKAWVGSMPEEWGYTPENMTQPIRGAALPMAFNRQPHYTRGLLLVGDAGGLVNPFNGEGIAYAMESGQIAADVITQAHARATSSQRELALANYPRVLKDTYGGYYTLGRAFVKLIGNPKVLQLCTQRGLTHPMLMRFMLKLLANLTDPMGGDAMDRVINGLTKITPRA; encoded by the coding sequence GTGACCGACACCGTCCTGTCCGAGCACAGCGCCGACGTGATCGTCGTGGGCGCCGGGCCCGCCGGTTCGACGACCGCGTACTACCTCGCCAAGTCGGGCCTCGATGTCCTGCTGCTGGAGAAGACCGCGTTCCCGCGCGAGAAGGTGTGCGGCGACGGCCTCACCCCGCGCGCGACCAAGCAGCTGGTCTCGATGGGCATCGACATCTCCGAAGAAGCGGGCTGGCTGCGCAACAAGGGCCTGCGGATCATCAGCGGCGGCCTGCGGCTGGAGATGGACTGGCCCGAGCTGGCCTCCTACCCGGACTACGGACTCGTCCGCAAGCGCGAGGACTTCGACGAACTGCTCGCCCAGCAGGCGGTGAAGGCCGGCGCCCGGCTGTACGAGCGCTGCAACGTCGGCGCTCCGGTCGTCGAACCCCGTACCGGCCGGATCACCGGGGTCGAGACGAAGCTCGGCGAGGAGAAGCGGCCGGTCACCTTCTCCGCGCCCCTGGTGGTCGCCGCGGACGGCAACTCCAGCCGGCTGTCGCTGGCGATGGGTCTGCACCGCCGCGAGGACCGGCCGATGGGCGTCGCGGTCCGTACGTACTTCACCTCGCCCCGGCACGAGGACGACTATCTGGAGTCCTGGCTCGAACTGTGGGACCGGCGGGGCAGCGAGCCGCGCCAACTGCCGGGCTACGGCTGGATCTTCGGCCTCGGTGACGGTACGTCCAATGTCGGCCTCGGCATCCTCAACTCGTCCTCGGCCTTCCGCGAGCTGGACTGGCGCGAGGTGCTCAAGGCGTGGGTCGGGTCCATGCCCGAGGAGTGGGGCTACACCCCGGAGAACATGACCCAGCCGATCCGCGGCGCCGCCCTGCCGATGGCCTTCAACCGCCAGCCGCACTACACCCGCGGGCTGCTGCTGGTCGGCGACGCGGGCGGGCTGGTCAACCCGTTCAACGGCGAGGGCATCGCCTACGCGATGGAATCCGGGCAGATCGCCGCCGATGTGATCACCCAGGCGCACGCCCGGGCGACCTCCTCCCAGCGCGAACTGGCCCTGGCCAACTACCCGCGCGTCCTCAAGGACACCTACGGCGGCTACTACACGCTCGGCCGCGCCTTCGTGAAGCTGATCGGCAACCCGAAGGTCCTCCAGCTGTGCACACAGCGCGGCCTCACCCACCCCATGCTGATGCGGTTCATGCTGAAGCTGCTGGCCAACCTGACCGACCCCATGGGCGGCGACGCGATGGACCGGGTGATCAACGGCCTCACCAAGATCACCCCGCGCGCGTAG
- a CDS encoding WXG100 family type VII secretion target has product MANVNVTYQDMRDAATKLRSGQHEITEKLSTLQKFVQDLVNGGYVTDRSSKQFDQSYSEFNTGATKTIEGLDGMAKFLESAADAFQQADEQLAKGLHG; this is encoded by the coding sequence ATGGCTAACGTGAATGTGACGTACCAGGACATGCGTGACGCGGCCACCAAGCTGCGCAGCGGTCAGCACGAGATCACCGAGAAGCTGAGCACGCTCCAGAAGTTCGTGCAGGACCTGGTCAACGGCGGCTATGTGACGGACCGTTCCTCGAAGCAGTTCGACCAGTCCTACAGCGAGTTCAACACCGGTGCCACCAAGACCATCGAGGGCCTGGACGGCATGGCGAAGTTCCTGGAGAGCGCGGCCGACGCGTTCCAGCAGGCGGACGAGCAGCTGGCCAAGGGCCTGCACGGCTGA
- a CDS encoding imidazolonepropionase-like domain-containing protein → MLTLHTADVLLPGGGQPSVAAGAVLVEGERIAAVGSFAELSAAHPGARVRRWPGTLGPASVHEGPLPDAPTARERVHAVLALGACAVRDAVVTDPAERAAAARVGVALVGPLGPRPPLAPAARADLAAFDAAGNCVATVLAGRLLFRRT, encoded by the coding sequence GTGCTGACGCTGCACACGGCGGACGTGCTGCTGCCCGGCGGCGGGCAGCCGTCCGTGGCCGCCGGGGCGGTGCTGGTGGAGGGCGAGCGGATCGCCGCGGTCGGGTCCTTCGCCGAGCTGAGCGCGGCGCATCCGGGGGCGCGGGTGCGGCGCTGGCCCGGGACGCTCGGGCCGGCGTCGGTGCACGAAGGTCCGTTGCCGGACGCGCCGACGGCGCGGGAGCGGGTGCACGCGGTTTTGGCTCTTGGCGCCTGTGCGGTGCGGGATGCGGTCGTGACCGATCCCGCGGAACGGGCCGCCGCCGCGCGGGTGGGCGTGGCCCTGGTCGGGCCCCTCGGCCCCCGCCCCCCTCTCGCGCCCGCCGCCCGGGCCGACCTCGCCGCCTTCGACGCGGCGGGCAACTGCGTCGCCACAGTCCTGGCCGGCCGCCTCCTCTTCCGCCGCACCTAG
- a CDS encoding demethylmenaquinone methyltransferase — translation MTRASLEKQPQEVAAMFDDVAAKYDLTNDVLSLGQARLWRKAVAQALAVRPGERVLDLGAGTGTSSLPFAAAGADVVPCDFSLGMLREGKKRNPELPLTAGDATRLPFADGVFDAVTISFALRNVHDTDAALREMRRVAKPGGRLVICEFSHPTYRPFRTVYTEYLMRALPPVATAVSSNPDAYVYLAESIRAWPDQRGLASRLQGAGWTAVAWRNLTGGIVALHRGTKSAD, via the coding sequence GTGACCCGAGCCTCTTTGGAGAAGCAGCCCCAGGAAGTCGCCGCCATGTTCGACGACGTGGCGGCCAAGTACGACCTCACCAACGACGTGCTCTCCCTCGGCCAAGCCCGCCTCTGGCGCAAAGCCGTCGCCCAGGCCCTGGCCGTACGCCCCGGCGAGCGCGTGCTCGACCTCGGCGCCGGCACCGGCACCTCCTCCCTGCCGTTCGCCGCCGCGGGAGCGGACGTCGTCCCCTGCGACTTCTCCCTCGGCATGCTCCGCGAGGGCAAGAAGCGGAACCCCGAGCTGCCGCTGACCGCGGGCGACGCGACCCGACTGCCGTTCGCCGACGGCGTGTTCGACGCGGTCACCATCTCCTTCGCGCTGCGCAACGTCCACGACACCGACGCCGCCCTGCGTGAGATGCGCCGCGTCGCGAAGCCCGGCGGCCGACTGGTCATCTGCGAGTTCAGCCACCCCACCTACCGGCCGTTCCGCACCGTCTACACCGAGTACCTGATGCGCGCCCTGCCGCCGGTCGCCACAGCGGTGAGCAGCAATCCGGACGCGTACGTCTACCTCGCCGAGTCCATCCGCGCCTGGCCCGACCAGCGCGGTCTCGCCTCGCGGCTCCAGGGCGCGGGCTGGACCGCAGTCGCCTGGCGCAATCTGACCGGCGGCATCGTCGCCCTCCACCGCGGCACCAAGTCCGCGGACTGA
- the mqnC gene encoding cyclic dehypoxanthinyl futalosine synthase: protein MSDIAAVLDRAAAGGRITPEEALDLYRSAPLHALGSAADAIRRRRYAGTEHIATYIIERNINYTNVCVTACKFCAFYAAPKDTEKGWSRGLDDILRRCAETVELGGTQIMFQGGHHPDYGVEYYEEHFAAIKREFPQLVIHSLGASEVEHMAKISGVGVEEAIRRIHAAGLDSFAGAGAELLPARPRKAIAPLKESGERWLEIMETAHGLGVESTSTMLMGTGETNAERIEHLRMIRDVQDRTGGFRAFIPYTYQPENNHLKGQTQATLFEYLRMIAIARIFLDNVAHIQGSWLTTGKEVGQLSLHYGADDLGSVMLEENVVSSAGAKHRSNRMELIHLIRAAGRVPAQRATTYEHLVVHEDPANDPVDDHVVSHLSSTAIEGGTAHPELKLLVER, encoded by the coding sequence GTGAGCGACATCGCAGCCGTCCTCGACCGGGCCGCCGCCGGCGGCCGGATCACGCCGGAAGAGGCGCTCGACCTGTACCGCTCCGCGCCGCTGCACGCGCTCGGCTCCGCCGCCGACGCGATCAGGCGCCGCCGCTACGCGGGCACCGAGCACATCGCGACGTACATCATCGAGCGGAACATCAACTACACGAACGTCTGCGTGACGGCGTGCAAGTTCTGCGCGTTCTACGCCGCGCCCAAGGACACGGAGAAGGGCTGGAGCCGCGGGCTCGACGACATCCTGCGGCGGTGCGCCGAGACCGTCGAGTTGGGCGGCACCCAGATCATGTTCCAGGGCGGTCACCACCCGGACTACGGGGTGGAGTACTACGAGGAGCACTTCGCCGCGATCAAGCGGGAGTTCCCGCAGCTGGTGATCCACTCCCTCGGCGCGTCCGAGGTCGAGCACATGGCGAAGATCTCCGGGGTCGGCGTCGAGGAGGCGATCCGCCGGATCCACGCGGCGGGCCTGGACTCCTTCGCGGGCGCGGGCGCGGAACTGCTGCCCGCCCGGCCGCGCAAGGCCATCGCGCCGCTCAAGGAGTCGGGCGAGCGCTGGCTGGAGATCATGGAGACCGCGCACGGGCTGGGCGTCGAGTCCACGTCCACGATGCTGATGGGCACGGGCGAGACCAACGCCGAGCGCATCGAGCACCTGCGGATGATCCGTGACGTCCAGGACCGTACGGGCGGCTTCCGGGCCTTCATCCCGTACACCTACCAGCCCGAGAACAACCACCTGAAGGGCCAGACGCAGGCCACGCTCTTCGAGTACCTGCGGATGATCGCCATCGCCCGGATCTTCCTCGACAACGTCGCCCACATCCAGGGCTCCTGGCTCACCACCGGCAAGGAGGTCGGCCAGCTCTCGCTGCACTACGGGGCGGACGACCTCGGTTCGGTGATGCTGGAGGAGAACGTGGTCTCGTCGGCCGGCGCGAAGCACCGCTCCAACCGGATGGAGCTGATCCATCTGATCCGCGCCGCCGGGCGGGTGCCGGCGCAGCGCGCGACGACGTACGAGCACCTGGTCGTGCACGAGGACCCGGCGAACGACCCGGTCGACGACCACGTGGTCTCCCACCTGTCCTCGACCGCGATCGAGGGCGGTACGGCCCACCCCGAGCTCAAGCTGCTCGTCGAGCGCTGA